A portion of the uncultured Bacteroides sp. genome contains these proteins:
- a CDS encoding helix-turn-helix transcriptional regulator, whose protein sequence is MPIDRISLGNKLKRCRENLKLDLSEVAKKIGFISSRFQLIEDGNIEPTGDEILILADFYKQDFKYFISNEKLSSSEQIEIFYRKFGNEFSKEDRCAIQEFMFLCENEEFIQETSSKSINLDILPSEGIYKKTRCTGRKKTKKNSWIFWHDIIQ, encoded by the coding sequence ATGCCCATAGACAGAATTTCGCTAGGAAATAAATTAAAACGATGTAGAGAAAATCTAAAGCTTGATTTATCAGAGGTAGCAAAAAAGATTGGTTTTATTTCAAGTCGATTTCAACTGATTGAAGATGGGAATATTGAACCAACTGGTGATGAAATCTTGATCTTGGCAGATTTTTACAAACAAGATTTTAAGTATTTCATTAGTAATGAAAAACTATCCTCTTCAGAACAAATAGAAATTTTTTATAGAAAATTCGGAAATGAATTCTCTAAAGAAGATAGGTGCGCTATTCAGGAATTTATGTTTTTGTGTGAAAATGAAGAATTTATACAAGAAACTTCAAGCAAAAGCATAAATTTAGACATACTTCCATCAGAAGGGATTTACAAAAAAACAAGGTGTACAGGCCGCAAAAAAACTAAGAAAAATTCTTGGATATTCTGGCATGACATTATACAATGA
- a CDS encoding HU family DNA-binding protein, which produces MPLFYKPLQSNVASKDGKKKWHPRLVKVGKMIDTQKIAELIADKASLTAGDVHNVIRNLMSVMREQLLSSRTVKLDGLGSFTMMANASGKGVLTADEVSPTQIVNLRVQFTPTGLRGAGTGGTTRAMYTGVEYQRWTGTSDAESTDPTKPTDPDRPKDPTA; this is translated from the coding sequence ATGCCTTTATTTTACAAACCATTGCAGAGTAATGTTGCCTCCAAGGATGGCAAAAAGAAGTGGCATCCACGTTTGGTGAAGGTGGGCAAGATGATCGACACGCAGAAGATTGCCGAACTGATAGCCGATAAAGCTTCCCTCACGGCCGGTGATGTGCACAATGTGATCAGAAACCTGATGAGTGTGATGCGCGAACAGTTGCTCAGCAGCCGTACCGTGAAGCTCGACGGCCTTGGATCGTTCACCATGATGGCCAACGCCAGCGGCAAAGGCGTGCTCACCGCCGATGAAGTTTCGCCTACCCAGATCGTCAACCTACGTGTGCAGTTCACGCCAACCGGATTGCGTGGAGCGGGTACGGGCGGCACCACCAGAGCCATGTACACAGGCGTTGAGTATCAGCGTTGGACGGGCACTTCCGATGCCGAGTCGACCGATCCCACCAAGCCTACCGATCCTGACAGACCTAAGGATCCCACGGCGTAA
- a CDS encoding ImmA/IrrE family metallo-endopeptidase, producing MTLYNDIYSEFRRIGIHIFRRKLTNSRISGLFIKHPLAGKCILVNYSDDIYRQNFTIAHEVAHALLDNNIEYNLSFIKEAADYREYRANAFASSFLVPEEALKTSNEIEWTDALIIKTANRLKVNIQTLLIALSNYKKISDSEYNRFRKLKIPVEMKEDFELANLTPKRIMEKKQITEKGLSDDYIRKCHLAYTNGNISAGKLAEMLLVRDSELPELLDIFNLKLHYDN from the coding sequence ATGACATTATACAATGACATTTATTCGGAATTTAGAAGAATAGGCATACATATCTTCAGAAGAAAACTTACTAATTCAAGAATCTCAGGTCTTTTTATTAAGCATCCGTTAGCAGGAAAATGTATTTTAGTAAACTACTCAGATGATATATATAGACAAAATTTCACTATTGCACATGAGGTGGCACATGCACTTTTAGATAACAACATTGAGTATAATTTATCCTTCATAAAAGAAGCAGCAGATTATAGAGAATACAGAGCTAATGCTTTTGCCAGCAGCTTCTTAGTACCAGAAGAAGCGCTTAAGACTTCAAATGAAATAGAATGGACAGATGCACTAATTATTAAAACCGCCAACAGATTAAAAGTAAATATCCAAACATTGTTAATAGCCCTGTCAAATTATAAAAAAATCTCTGATTCAGAATATAACAGGTTTCGAAAATTAAAAATACCTGTTGAAATGAAAGAAGATTTTGAGCTTGCAAACCTTACTCCCAAACGTATAATGGAAAAAAAACAAATAACAGAAAAAGGATTATCAGATGATTATATTAGGAAGTGTCACCTTGCTTACACTAATGGGAATATTTCTGCAGGAAAATTGGCTGAGATGTTACTTGTCAGGGATTCTGAATTGCCTGAACTCTTAGATATTTTTAATTTAAAACTCCACTATGACAATTAA
- a CDS encoding DUF4373 domain-containing protein gives MARPLKNGLDYFPLDVDFLHDRKVRRIVRQNGSAGIAAIVALFCEIYRGKGYYVAWDEDLCFDICDQTECTADEVKNILRGCLEVRLFDPDLYALHTILTSSALQRRYIKINQDCKRKRTIDPIYSLIADDEPQAEGVDLPKPEMEGVSSEVTVVKAEVYSDKTPQNKQEETKVQQSKTDQNIPQQSAPRPIGKGGERAASPVVQSPSLVQSIDNQENIPVKPILKLNLDAINVTNVKTVEAISALSQRPEIGGPGGVLWKVLGAQYRPLLVRKDNPGDYILWVLNNPKLFEETYNNYLHKKLRG, from the coding sequence ATGGCACGACCTTTAAAGAATGGCCTCGACTATTTTCCGTTGGATGTAGACTTCCTGCACGACCGTAAGGTGCGCCGCATCGTGCGCCAAAACGGTTCGGCGGGAATTGCCGCCATCGTCGCCCTCTTCTGCGAAATCTATCGTGGCAAAGGCTACTATGTGGCGTGGGACGAGGATTTGTGTTTCGACATCTGCGACCAGACAGAGTGCACGGCCGATGAGGTGAAAAACATCCTCCGAGGCTGCCTCGAAGTCCGCCTGTTCGACCCCGATTTGTACGCTTTGCATACCATCCTCACCTCCTCCGCCTTGCAGCGGCGCTACATCAAAATCAATCAGGATTGCAAGCGCAAACGCACCATCGACCCCATCTACAGCCTCATTGCCGACGACGAACCGCAGGCGGAGGGCGTCGATCTGCCCAAACCTGAAATGGAGGGTGTTTCTTCCGAAGTAACGGTGGTCAAGGCCGAGGTTTATTCGGATAAAACGCCACAAAACAAACAAGAGGAAACGAAAGTACAGCAGAGCAAAACAGATCAAAACATACCACAACAAAGCGCCCCTCGCCCCATCGGCAAAGGCGGGGAGAGAGCGGCTTCGCCTGTAGTCCAGAGTCCGTCTTTAGTTCAATCGATTGATAATCAAGAGAATATACCGGTGAAACCCATCTTGAAGTTAAACCTCGACGCAATCAATGTGACGAATGTAAAAACGGTGGAAGCCATCAGCGCCCTCAGTCAGCGACCCGAAATAGGCGGTCCGGGCGGCGTGTTGTGGAAGGTGCTTGGCGCCCAATACCGTCCGCTGCTCGTTCGAAAAGACAATCCGGGCGACTACATCCTCTGGGTGCTCAACAACCCCAAACTGTTTGAAGAAACCTACAATAACTATTTACATAAAAAGCTGCGTGGGTGA
- a CDS encoding nitroreductase family protein encodes MTLEEIINFRRSVRLYKDLPIDSEKVKHCIELATLAPNSSNMQLWEFYHITNPEILKELSVACFNQEAATTAQQMVVFVTRQDLYRRRAKKVLELETQNVLKNSPKEKHDGRIKKWKMYYGKVMPFLYANFLGLLGIVRKAIVSIVGLFIATPYQVSEGDMRVVVHKTCALAAQTFMLAMANENYDTCPMEGFDSRKVKSILKLPLGAEVNMIISCGIRDERGVWGDRMRIPFNEVYREI; translated from the coding sequence ATGACATTAGAAGAAATCATAAATTTCAGACGTTCTGTAAGACTGTACAAAGATCTTCCAATTGATTCGGAGAAAGTCAAACACTGCATCGAACTTGCAACGCTGGCTCCCAACAGTTCTAATATGCAACTATGGGAGTTTTATCACATCACAAATCCGGAAATTCTAAAAGAACTCTCTGTTGCTTGTTTTAATCAAGAAGCGGCGACGACTGCCCAACAAATGGTCGTTTTCGTAACAAGGCAGGATCTTTACCGGAGAAGAGCAAAGAAAGTGCTGGAGTTGGAGACGCAAAATGTTCTGAAAAATAGCCCAAAAGAGAAACACGATGGAAGAATCAAAAAATGGAAGATGTACTATGGAAAAGTAATGCCATTTTTATATGCTAACTTTTTAGGTCTTTTAGGGATTGTCCGCAAAGCCATAGTCAGCATTGTTGGACTATTCATAGCAACCCCTTATCAGGTATCTGAAGGCGACATGAGAGTCGTCGTTCATAAAACCTGTGCTTTGGCGGCGCAAACGTTTATGCTGGCAATGGCCAATGAAAATTATGACACCTGTCCGATGGAAGGTTTTGACAGTAGAAAAGTGAAAAGTATCTTGAAATTGCCTTTGGGGGCAGAAGTCAATATGATTATTTCGTGTGGAATTAGAGATGAACGCGGAGTTTGGGGAGACAGAATGAGAATTCCTTTCAACGAAGTTTATCGAGAGATTTGA
- the rsgA gene encoding ribosome small subunit-dependent GTPase A: MNNLSLYGWNESLFRQKQASLYKDFMHGRVSVTHKTCYEVISEDGVYLCELTGNMLYGRPSSEYPCTGDWVIFQAIDEEKGLIFDMLPRIKTLYRLKNGTSSEKQVIASYVDKAFIVQSLDQHFNVRRIERFMLQIADEDILPALVLTKTDLGFNKDEVESDLKHISNKIPVFFTSVQSSESIDRLREFISPGETVVFIGLSGVGKSTLINSLCRQSVLHTAVISESTGKGKHTSTRREMVLMEDGGVLIDTPGVKLFGVTNGNDDTLSDLLDITHFEEQCRFSDCQHINEKGCAVIKAVEDGELDSTVYKNYLKLRKEAWHYNTSVHEKRKHEKSFSKMIKRDKKTFL; this comes from the coding sequence ATGAATAATTTATCACTATATGGCTGGAACGAATCTCTGTTCCGGCAAAAACAAGCATCTCTATATAAGGATTTTATGCATGGACGAGTCTCTGTTACGCATAAAACATGTTATGAAGTTATTTCGGAGGATGGAGTTTATCTTTGTGAACTTACCGGAAATATGCTTTATGGACGCCCTTCGTCTGAATATCCTTGTACGGGAGATTGGGTCATCTTTCAAGCGATTGATGAAGAGAAGGGGCTTATTTTTGATATGCTTCCCCGAATAAAAACGCTTTACCGTTTAAAAAACGGAACTTCATCTGAGAAACAAGTCATTGCGTCGTATGTCGATAAGGCATTTATCGTACAGAGTCTTGATCAGCACTTCAATGTACGTAGAATAGAACGCTTTATGTTACAAATTGCAGATGAAGATATATTGCCTGCATTAGTTCTGACTAAAACAGATTTAGGATTCAATAAAGATGAAGTGGAGTCCGACTTGAAGCATATCTCTAATAAAATCCCTGTGTTTTTTACGAGCGTTCAGTCATCGGAGAGTATTGATCGACTACGAGAATTCATCTCTCCGGGCGAAACCGTTGTGTTTATAGGGTTATCCGGAGTAGGAAAAAGCACATTGATAAATAGCTTGTGTCGGCAATCCGTTTTGCATACGGCAGTGATCAGCGAATCTACAGGGAAGGGGAAACATACCTCTACCCGCCGAGAAATGGTATTGATGGAAGATGGGGGAGTGTTAATAGACACTCCGGGAGTAAAGCTATTCGGGGTTACAAACGGCAACGACGACACTCTTTCCGATTTGCTGGATATTACTCATTTCGAAGAACAATGCCGGTTCAGCGACTGTCAACACATTAATGAAAAAGGATGTGCTGTGATAAAAGCTGTTGAAGATGGGGAACTAGACAGTACTGTCTATAAGAACTATCTTAAGTTGCGAAAAGAGGCGTGGCATTATAATACGTCCGTTCATGAAAAAAGAAAACATGAAAAATCATTTTCAAAGATGATTAAGAGGGATAAAAAAACGTTCTTATAA
- a CDS encoding GNAT family N-acetyltransferase, which produces MNTEIRIRPVEESDFSQIVSLFKDFAIFEKAPEKMTNSVERMNKEKAFFNCFVAETEDKQIIGYVTYFFGYYTWIGKSLYMDDLYVKPEYRANGIGTKLINKVIEFAKDSECHKLRWQVSEWNKPAIGFYKNIGAQVDGGEQNCDLIF; this is translated from the coding sequence ATGAACACAGAAATCAGAATAAGACCAGTTGAGGAAAGTGATTTTTCACAAATAGTGAGCCTGTTCAAAGACTTTGCAATCTTTGAGAAAGCACCCGAAAAGATGACCAATTCCGTTGAAAGAATGAATAAAGAAAAGGCTTTTTTCAATTGCTTTGTGGCCGAGACAGAGGACAAGCAAATTATAGGATATGTAACGTATTTCTTCGGCTACTACACGTGGATCGGCAAATCGCTCTATATGGACGATTTGTATGTAAAACCTGAATATCGAGCGAACGGAATCGGCACTAAGCTCATCAATAAAGTGATTGAGTTTGCCAAAGATTCAGAATGCCACAAACTACGTTGGCAAGTATCTGAGTGGAATAAACCGGCAATCGGTTTTTATAAGAATATTGGTGCTCAGGTAGATGGTGGCGAGCAGAATTGCGATTTGATATTTTGA
- a CDS encoding helix-turn-helix domain-containing protein — protein sequence MYNEYPPDLRLQHLIETYWVIEGIVDEAISQRIMPDGCVDIIFDFQDKEDGRNSQAELIGTMTRAIDVSYEMGVATALGIRFRPTGISALTKMPIDEITNQNIALPLTDLLLDNSLCERLTEMKTMRQRMEYINQYLIERLPRLYVPEKQIQHAVALITESSGLIPTRRIAEKVCMCERNFERKFKRIVGISPKVFSNVIRFRDARHYLKSHKEESIYTAAISCGYHDHSHMHKEFQRLGNIFPSDLNS from the coding sequence ATGTACAACGAATATCCCCCCGACCTGCGCTTGCAACACCTTATCGAGACTTATTGGGTCATCGAGGGGATTGTTGACGAAGCAATATCGCAACGGATTATGCCCGACGGATGTGTGGATATTATCTTCGACTTTCAGGACAAAGAGGACGGTCGGAACTCGCAAGCAGAATTAATTGGAACAATGACGCGCGCTATCGATGTCTCTTACGAGATGGGAGTGGCAACAGCCTTGGGGATTCGCTTTCGCCCAACAGGCATCAGTGCGCTGACAAAAATGCCGATCGATGAAATCACGAACCAAAATATTGCCTTACCGCTAACTGATTTATTGTTGGATAACAGCCTTTGCGAACGCCTGACGGAGATGAAGACGATGAGACAACGCATGGAATACATTAACCAATACCTGATAGAACGTTTGCCCCGATTATATGTGCCCGAGAAACAAATTCAACATGCGGTTGCCTTGATCACGGAGAGTTCCGGATTGATCCCAACCCGTCGGATTGCAGAAAAAGTATGCATGTGCGAAAGGAATTTTGAACGCAAATTCAAGAGAATTGTCGGCATATCGCCCAAGGTTTTTAGCAACGTTATCCGCTTTCGAGACGCGCGACATTATCTGAAAAGCCACAAAGAGGAAAGCATTTATACCGCCGCTATCTCCTGCGGTTATCACGATCACTCACACATGCACAAAGAGTTTCAGCGATTGGGAAACATCTTTCCCTCAGATTTGAACTCGTAG
- a CDS encoding class I SAM-dependent methyltransferase — protein MSNDNKSVNEFDFQLVCEYFSSLERQGPGNPEITIKALSFVENFTEAAHIADIGCGTGGQTMVLAQQTSGVITGIDLFPRFIELFSENAEAKNLQNRVKGVVGSMNDLPFQNEELDLIWSEGAIYNIGFERGLNEWKKFLKTGGYIAVSEASWFTEERPAEIEDFWMNAYPEIDTISNKIAQMEKAGYVPVATFIFPETCWTEQFYVPQVLAQETFLNKYVGNKTAEGLVAYQRYEAQLYAKYKEYYGYVFYIGKKISY, from the coding sequence ATGAGTAACGATAATAAATCAGTTAACGAATTTGACTTCCAATTAGTCTGCGAATATTTCTCCAGTCTTGAACGACAAGGCCCCGGAAATCCGGAGATAACTATTAAAGCTTTGAGTTTTGTTGAAAACTTTACAGAGGCTGCACATATTGCCGATATTGGTTGTGGCACGGGTGGACAAACGATGGTGCTGGCTCAGCAAACTTCAGGCGTGATTACAGGAATCGATTTGTTTCCTCGCTTTATTGAACTTTTCAGCGAGAATGCCGAGGCGAAAAACCTTCAGAATAGAGTAAAAGGTGTTGTTGGATCAATGAATGATCTTCCTTTTCAGAATGAAGAATTAGATCTTATTTGGTCGGAAGGCGCTATCTATAATATCGGTTTTGAACGAGGATTGAATGAGTGGAAAAAGTTCTTGAAAACAGGAGGATATATTGCTGTTTCAGAAGCGTCGTGGTTTACCGAAGAAAGACCTGCTGAAATTGAAGATTTTTGGATGAATGCATATCCTGAAATAGACACGATCTCAAATAAGATCGCTCAAATGGAGAAAGCCGGATATGTTCCCGTAGCTACGTTTATCTTTCCTGAAACTTGCTGGACGGAGCAATTTTATGTTCCACAAGTTCTTGCGCAAGAAACCTTTCTGAATAAATATGTAGGCAATAAGACTGCTGAAGGGCTCGTTGCGTATCAGCGTTATGAAGCTCAACTATACGCAAAGTATAAAGAGTATTATGGTTATGTCTTTTATATCGGAAAGAAAATATCATATTAA
- a CDS encoding GNAT family N-acetyltransferase, which produces MIRKCLESETDVICEIINDASIAYKNQIPADRWKEPYMPMSELLHEIGQGVDFYCYEEDDRILGVMGIQNVQDVKLIRHAYVRTKSRKGGIGTQLLHFLTENQEKPILIGTWKAATWAIDFYRKNGFRLTSEEEKNVLLKKYWDIPERQVETSIVLTNQ; this is translated from the coding sequence ATGATACGTAAATGTTTAGAATCGGAAACTGATGTGATTTGTGAAATCATCAACGACGCATCCATCGCTTATAAGAATCAAATTCCGGCCGACCGCTGGAAGGAACCCTACATGCCCATGAGTGAGCTATTGCATGAAATCGGTCAGGGAGTCGACTTCTATTGCTATGAGGAAGATGACCGGATACTCGGCGTCATGGGCATTCAGAACGTACAGGATGTTAAACTTATTCGCCACGCATACGTTCGCACAAAAAGCAGGAAAGGCGGCATTGGCACACAACTGCTCCATTTCCTCACTGAAAATCAGGAGAAACCAATCCTCATCGGCACGTGGAAAGCCGCCACGTGGGCCATCGACTTTTATCGAAAAAATGGCTTTCGACTGACTTCGGAAGAAGAGAAGAATGTGCTGCTGAAAAAGTATTGGGATATTCCGGAAAGACAAGTGGAAACATCTATCGTGCTGACGAATCAATAG
- a CDS encoding DUF6506 family protein, whose product MVTKAAFIYIAPKNDPKVHRAVIDSPVIQLTVVGVVDYDEAERIALELVSEGITAFELCAGFGNEGTARIAKCVGDKALVGVVRFDLHPAFGHKSGDSMF is encoded by the coding sequence ATGGTAACAAAAGCCGCATTTATTTACATTGCGCCAAAGAACGATCCAAAAGTTCATCGTGCAGTGATTGATTCTCCTGTGATTCAGCTAACTGTAGTGGGCGTGGTTGATTATGACGAAGCCGAAAGAATTGCTTTGGAATTAGTTTCGGAAGGTATTACTGCCTTTGAACTATGTGCCGGATTTGGCAACGAAGGAACTGCTCGCATCGCTAAGTGTGTGGGTGATAAGGCGCTGGTGGGCGTTGTTCGTTTCGATCTGCATCCTGCATTTGGACACAAAAGTGGCGACAGCATGTTTTGA
- a CDS encoding VOC family protein — protein MEYQTLSPNIGVENVNETVKFYTDVLGFTLAMSNPETGNLEWAMVASGNVTIMFQEMHSLKKEYSQLADRAAVAALTFYVKMKGMKQLYEKVKDTEYLAVEMHKTFYGAEEFALFDNNGYILTISED, from the coding sequence ATGGAATATCAAACGCTGTCACCCAATATCGGGGTTGAAAATGTAAATGAAACCGTAAAGTTTTATACTGATGTGTTAGGTTTTACTCTGGCCATGAGTAATCCTGAAACAGGTAATTTAGAATGGGCCATGGTTGCTTCGGGCAATGTGACGATTATGTTTCAAGAAATGCACAGTTTGAAGAAAGAATATTCTCAACTGGCAGATCGTGCCGCAGTAGCTGCTCTCACTTTCTATGTGAAGATGAAAGGCATGAAACAACTCTATGAGAAAGTAAAAGATACAGAGTATCTTGCAGTGGAAATGCATAAAACCTTTTACGGTGCAGAGGAATTTGCTCTTTTTGATAATAATGGATATATCTTAACCATCAGTGAAGACTAG
- a CDS encoding smalltalk protein, whose protein sequence is MRKSTWDLILKIIIAVASAIGGALGAQAMTL, encoded by the coding sequence ATGAGAAAGTCAACTTGGGATCTTATCCTGAAAATTATTATCGCAGTGGCCAGTGCCATTGGCGGAGCATTGGGAGCACAAGCTATGACGCTGTAA
- a CDS encoding N-acetylmuramoyl-L-alanine amidase: MKDSIIIHCSATREGQDITAADIDRWHRQRGFWSIGYHYVIRLDGSIEAGREVSADGAHCMGWNERSVGICYVGGLDAQGKPKDTRTDAQRASLKRLVEALRIVFPNIGQVLGHRDTSPDLDGNGIITPNEYLKACPCFDVLSEFGTRKEVK, from the coding sequence ATGAAAGACAGTATCATCATTCACTGTTCGGCCACTCGAGAGGGGCAGGACATCACAGCAGCCGACATTGACCGCTGGCATCGTCAACGGGGTTTTTGGAGTATCGGTTATCATTACGTCATCCGTCTGGACGGCAGCATAGAGGCGGGACGGGAAGTGTCGGCCGACGGGGCGCACTGCATGGGCTGGAACGAGCGTTCCGTGGGCATCTGCTACGTTGGCGGCCTCGATGCGCAGGGCAAACCGAAGGATACACGCACGGATGCGCAGCGGGCTTCGCTGAAACGTCTGGTGGAGGCTTTGCGGATCGTTTTTCCGAATATCGGACAGGTGCTGGGCCATCGGGATACCAGTCCCGACCTCGACGGCAACGGCATCATCACGCCCAACGAGTATCTGAAGGCCTGTCCGTGTTTCGATGTATTGTCCGAATTTGGTACTAGAAAGGAGGTGAAGTAA
- a CDS encoding HNH endonuclease — protein sequence MENWRFVEGNEDYMVSDQGRVLSLKCNETRIMKVDVKNRGYGSIKLCTRGLLIRNLVHRLVAKNFLPNPKNLPEVNHLDGNKLNNRVENLEWCDHYDNVQHALLHGLFNSKPKPCGVVGERGEVIRRYPSMSQLCKAEGFSVDKLGTQFRTPEVVKNQYNVVLL from the coding sequence ATGGAAAATTGGAGATTTGTGGAAGGAAACGAAGATTATATGGTGTCCGATCAGGGGCGGGTGTTGAGCCTAAAGTGTAATGAAACGAGAATCATGAAGGTTGATGTGAAGAATCGTGGATACGGGAGTATTAAACTCTGCACGAGAGGGTTGTTAATCAGAAACTTGGTGCATCGATTGGTGGCGAAGAACTTTCTGCCGAATCCGAAGAACCTGCCGGAGGTGAATCATCTGGATGGCAACAAGTTGAACAATCGTGTGGAGAATTTGGAGTGGTGCGATCATTATGACAACGTGCAACATGCCTTGCTGCATGGCCTGTTCAACTCCAAACCGAAGCCTTGCGGGGTGGTGGGCGAGCGGGGAGAGGTGATTCGCCGCTATCCGTCGATGTCGCAACTCTGCAAGGCCGAAGGTTTCAGCGTCGACAAGCTGGGCACACAGTTTCGCACGCCCGAAGTAGTTAAAAATCAGTATAATGTAGTATTATTATAA
- a CDS encoding helix-turn-helix transcriptional regulator: MKKGDFYLFKEQSANLLRCIRINDLEQYNITQSEVSKHSNVDQRTVSRIEGNESTTWHAMHNIFYYYCTFEGIKEKYGDAFKKLYMTDYIPEDVLRQLKDENCARSEIEEEYREIYDEALEVCKINYHALHK; the protein is encoded by the coding sequence ATGAAAAAAGGAGACTTTTATCTGTTCAAAGAACAGTCGGCAAATCTACTTCGTTGTATACGTATAAACGATCTAGAACAGTACAACATCACTCAATCGGAAGTGAGCAAACACAGTAACGTCGATCAGCGCACCGTGAGCCGCATCGAAGGCAACGAAAGCACCACGTGGCACGCCATGCACAACATTTTCTACTATTATTGCACCTTCGAAGGCATCAAGGAAAAGTATGGCGACGCATTCAAAAAGTTGTACATGACGGATTACATTCCCGAAGATGTGCTCAGGCAACTAAAAGATGAGAACTGCGCCCGGAGTGAGATTGAGGAAGAATATCGAGAGATATACGACGAAGCGCTGGAGGTATGTAAGATCAATTACCACGCACTGCACAAGTAA
- a CDS encoding DUF4248 domain-containing protein, with the protein MENNDLMLLYTTLTKTELAQMYLPEATPAVARRKLNEWILRNQPLALALAHTGCTHSTRMLTPAQVRLIIQHLGEP; encoded by the coding sequence ATGGAAAACAACGATTTGATGCTGCTCTACACCACCCTCACCAAAACCGAACTGGCGCAAATGTACCTGCCCGAGGCGACGCCCGCCGTGGCCCGTCGCAAACTCAACGAATGGATACTCCGCAACCAGCCCCTCGCCCTCGCATTGGCGCACACAGGATGCACTCACAGCACCCGCATGCTCACTCCCGCACAAGTTCGGCTCATCATTCAGCATCTTGGAGAGCCGTGA
- a CDS encoding SH3 beta-barrel fold-containing protein, with amino-acid sequence MEERRIERRRLMYRAAAIQQENGFSKSAALLMAHGIERLIEGMHRGEVAFSYTKEDGSVRKARGTLTDYEYCFKRPYVPRPENTFVVYFDLEKRGWRTFRAANFLRIEADE; translated from the coding sequence ATGGAAGAGAGACGAATTGAACGCAGGAGGCTGATGTATCGGGCGGCGGCCATCCAACAGGAAAATGGGTTTTCGAAAAGTGCGGCGCTACTGATGGCGCACGGCATTGAACGGCTCATCGAGGGGATGCATCGGGGCGAGGTGGCTTTTAGTTACACCAAAGAAGACGGATCGGTGCGCAAGGCACGGGGCACGCTCACCGATTATGAGTATTGCTTCAAGCGGCCTTATGTGCCACGGCCGGAGAATACTTTTGTGGTATATTTTGATCTCGAGAAGCGGGGGTGGCGAACGTTCAGGGCGGCCAACTTTCTGAGGATCGAGGCGGATGAGTAA